A window of the Hordeum vulgare subsp. vulgare chromosome 5H, MorexV3_pseudomolecules_assembly, whole genome shotgun sequence genome harbors these coding sequences:
- the LOC123398973 gene encoding uncharacterized protein LOC123398973 — protein sequence MLDTGIAMKVATSGFLLWLLLTSCGLVLHVLGVGVGLGADECWVLSRDYYYYCMRTAKCRRACMEHHYVNGRCWWAFPYLLPLCECLRPKCAPTRALDP from the exons ATGCTAGATACGGGAATAGCAATGAAGGTGGCGACTTCTGGCTTCCTCCTATGGCTACTTCTAACATCCTGTG GGCTGGTGTTGCATGTGCTTGGAGTTGGAGTTGGACTTGGAGCAGATGAATGTTGGGTTCTAAGTCGtgactactactactattgcATGAGGACTGCCAAATGTAGGAGAGCTTGCATGGAGCACCACTACGTTAACGGGCGATGCTGGTGGGCATTTCCTTATTTGTTGCCCTTGTGCGAGTGCTTGCGCCCAAAATGCGCTCCTACGAGAGCACTCGATCCTTGA